In Zingiber officinale cultivar Zhangliang chromosome 3B, Zo_v1.1, whole genome shotgun sequence, a single window of DNA contains:
- the LOC121968090 gene encoding growth-regulating factor 1-like yields the protein MMTGGGGSRYPFTPSQWQELELQALVFKYMASAIPVPPDLIHCIRRSLFMDPQTPRFLPNAPAIGWGGYGMGEARNAVDPEPGRCRRTDGKKWRCSKEAYPDSKYCERHMHRGKGRPRKPVELSLATSPAFSHNSPNFHPPLSLPSPHTNHLFFPCSSSVRPSARGLGYSHCEDSTNLCLESLPLSLDNHRNVVGFKEVVPEFPFLPEGCRNGMQIPPSFGPMGMNSKHVYSNMQSVDSRFRMCTSEEEKGADLKIEMAANGRSEKEDEEQKQPRPFHCFLDEKPPKMDGSWMSMDVGLKTQLSMSISIANHDMPVIASQCYNDG from the exons ATGATGACGGGAGGAGGCGGCAGTAGGTATCCCTTCACACCATCCCAATGGCAAGAGTTGGAGCTCCAAGCGCTCGTCTTCAAGTACATGGCGTCGGCTATACCCGTGCCTCCTGATCTCATCCACTGCATCAGGAGAAGCCTCTTCATGGATCCGCAAACCCCCCGCTTCCTCCCTAATGCTCCCGCAA TTGGGTGGGGAGGTTACGGGATGGGCGAGGCAAGGAATGCAGTGGATCCAGAGCCAGGGAGGTGCAGGAGAACAGATGGGAAGAAGTGGAGGTGCTCCAAGGAGGCTTATCCTGACTCCAAGTACTGCGAAAGGCACATGCATAGGGGGAAAGGCCGTCCAAGAAAGCCTGTGGAATTGTCTTTAGCCACCAGCCCAGCCTTCTCCCACAACTCGCCAAACTTCCACCCTCCTCTCTCCCTCCCCTCCCCACACACCaatcatctcttcttcccctGTTCCTCCTCCGTAAGGCCTTCTGCCAGGGGTTTGGGCTACTCGCATTGTGAAGATTCCACCAACCTGTGCTTGGAGTCTCTCCCTCTCTCGCTTGATAATCACAG GAACGTTGTTGGGTTCAAGGAGGTCGTACCTGAGTTCCCTTTCCTCCCGGAAGGTTGTAGAAATGGCATGCAGATCCCTCCCAGCTTCGGGCCTATGGGAATGAACTCAAAACATGTCTACAGCAACATGCAGAGCGTTGATTCCCGTTTCAGGATGTGCACGTCTGAGGAAGAGAAGGGTGCTGATCTCAAGATTGAGATGGCTGCTAATGGTAGGTcggagaaggaggatgaggagCAGAAGCAACCGAGGCCATTCCACTGTTTTCTTGATGAGAAGCCTCCCAAAATGGATGGTTCTTGGATGAGCATGGATGTGGGGTTGAAGACGCAGCTATCTATGTCTATTTCGATCGCGAATCATGACATGCCGGTCATTGCTTCTCAGTGTTACAATG ATGGTTGA